A window from Setaria italica strain Yugu1 chromosome VIII, Setaria_italica_v2.0, whole genome shotgun sequence encodes these proteins:
- the LOC106804453 gene encoding uncharacterized protein LOC106804453, which translates to MAGSNPSHTPMEPRLKLSKVSSSLPVDATEYRGIVGCLRYLVHKWPDISYAVGYDSRFMESLTAEHLAAVNRILCYIAGTIDYGCHYKKIGAEVKLLGYSDSDMASDVDTRMSTTAVLFFYGSSLMA; encoded by the exons ATGGCCGGCAGCAACCCGAGCCACACACCCATGGAGCCAAGACTCAAGCTGAGCAAGGTGAGCTCATCCCTGCCTGTTGACGCGACGGAGTATCGAGGCATCGTCGGCTGTCTCCGGTACTTGGTGCACAAGTGGCCGGACATCTCCTACGCCGTCGGCTACGATAGCCGGTTCATGGAGAGCCTCACCGCAGAGCATCTTGCCGCAGTGAACCGCATTCTATGCTACATTGCCGGCACCATCGACTACGGCTGCCACTACAAGAAGATTGGAGCAGAGGTCAAGCTGCTCGGGTACAGCGACTCCGACATGGCCAGCGACGTCGACACCCGCATGAGCACTACTGCCGTGCTGTTCTTCTACGGCTCCAGTCTG atGGCGTAA